One stretch of Armigeres subalbatus isolate Guangzhou_Male chromosome 2, GZ_Asu_2, whole genome shotgun sequence DNA includes these proteins:
- the LOC134209628 gene encoding uncharacterized protein LOC134209628: MLGRGEKDMQAMAIQYDLYYGSHQATQKGSLSTSISRQGKHKRILWSSSKSVRRIQDRFSVPRQCPCEWIQCPQIRRRKSPVTLVPKPGSKVAVQLTSSPRASEGCCIDLSSRRGQVFAVRIGFFISNRPYSSIIISFVQQQHHLAVVVIVAAKRQRNGQVPIRIQRLDALWREFEETQEEIEILEEAEQDFLQEREEFQTLYYELKASLQGKLPVQPPVPPPLPSAQPLNSSVPISSSVRLPEIKLKEFTGNLEDWIPFRDLFVSLIHSSVQLTAVQKMHYLRAVLHGDAARIISSLEISANNYLIAWNLLKERYENPKLLVKRHLSAILTIPALKKESAQGLAELADEFDRHVQLLDKLDGAENHWNSFLVERLSQCLDHITLREWETHVSEDDDYPKYQELLEFIHRRSRIAQTLKLSQSANVQSENKHPKSRAITSHIASDNGPRCISCKQAHFLFQCEQFRTLSPQQRFEVVKKHGLCINCLKGTHQAKNCSSGSCKSCAKKHHSLLHLPPLSSATGSQPVTTTKPPVLNKPVEANSSQSCQMSHFIPNRVEGSPSEEPAVALPPVTPSVLSQSSRGSSLPNHSVSSVDFVVNPPSTACQSAEVITKLGSQQALLNSGSQPSFISEALCQKLRLKRTRLNSPVSGIGQSVVNVRYSVSLAISSRFETFTAQLDCLVLPKLTVSLPSHHIDVSRWRIPRNLPLADPQFNISQSVDIIIGASLFFELLEHDKISLAAGYPTLQKTVLGYIVCGTLEQQTPETSGHQTCHICVDETLDSQLQRFWEIENFDEGKALTPNEQHCEEHFQATVARDDTGRYIVRLPLKEEKLSMLGDSHTAALRRFQQMEKRFASDQDLRHSYMQFMSEYESLGHMEEVSVASRSPQFFLPHHAIQRPESTTTKTRVVFDGSCRGPASISLNDALYIGPTVQPALFSTVVNFRLPRFAITADAEKMFRQIWIHPDDRKYQQILWRDNPSDNIRSYQLKTVTYGLASSPFHAARVLNQLAIDEGHRFPLAVPVILKGTYVDDVISGHDNHDTMVETCEQLMEIMKSAGFVLRKWAANYKTVLSKVPQELWETSSELELDRSQAIKTLGLLWFPQPDVFKFKVPALPELNVVTKRIVVSEMSQLFDPLGLLGPVIVNAKMFIQHLWAANLSWDSEIADESATWWKKYRTDIRQLQALQVPRRVLWNTERKCTIHCFCDASQKGYGCCIYMVSPDELGQLHSHLLTSKSRVAPLRGLSIPRLELCAALLGSQLVHSLTSNLNFAVPVMFWTDSTVALHWIKSRSNTWKVFVSNRIAEVQRLSKGSQWMHVPTDLNPADRISRGMLASQILHDKLWWHGPAYLTSPVELWPKCAVSMPTKSELQEEKRPLVSLNSVEENATVFNEFSELAKLTRFVAYCFRFRNNCKLPRNQRVLTALAPKEVECALKSLVRLAQQQEFPMEVQQYTRNATETTGRIASKSPLKNLNIFMDEFGLLRIDGRLKNLDAPFDTRHPMLLPANHKLSWLIVRSIHLQTLHGGPSLLLATVRQRFWPLRGRDLARKVIRKCVTCFRCNPTPANQLMAPLPSVRLKPARAFTYAGMDYCGPFFVRPLIGRGSSVKVYVALFVCLVVKAVHLEIVADLSTAACINAVKRFIACRGRVLEIHCDNATAFVGADRELRKLRKEFQQQFKSAEWGEYCAGNGITFRFIPARSPHFGGIWEAGVKSFKYHFRRIMGQKAFSMDQLLTVVAQIESVLNSRPLVPLSDSPDDLTALTPGHFLIGEPLVSIPEPDLLHLSPNRLTRLQDMQRSVQDLWRCWSRDYVSQLHQRSKWRRPSADVRKGQLVLLKLDNYPSLQWPLGRIVETIAGSDGRVRVVVVKTGAGEYKRAVTEIAVLPIDSDNEEKDGSALSPPGDPVVG, from the exons ATTTTGTGGTCTTCCAGCAAGTCGGTCCGTCGTATTCAAGATCGTTTCTCGGTACCGCGACAGTGTCCGTGCGAGTGGATCCAGTGTCCGCAAATTCGTCGTCGAAAATCTCCCGTAACATTGGTGCCGAAACCCGGGAGTAAAGTTGCAGTGCAGTTAACCTCATCACCACGTGCTTCGGAAGGTTGCTGCATCGATTTGTCATCTCGTCGCGGTCAAGTGTTCGCAGTTCGGATCGGATTCTTCATTAGTAACCGTCCATACAGCAGCATCATCATCTCGTTCGTTCAGCAGCAGCATCATCtcgccgtcgtcgtcatcgtcgcagCCAAGCGGCAGAGAAA TGGTCAAGTGCCCATTCGCATTCAACGTCTTGATGCGCTATGGCGTGAATTCGAGGAAACTCAAGAAGAAATTGAGATCTTGGAGGAAGCAGAACAGGATTTTCTCCAAGAAAGAGAAGAGTTCCAAACCCTTTATTACGAGCTCAAAGCGTCGTTACAGGGTAAACTTCCTGTACAACCACCCGTACCTCCGCCACTTCCTTCTGCCCAACCATTGAATTCCTCCGTTCCTATTTCGTCAAGCGTTCGTTTGCccgaaattaaattaaaagagTTCACGGGTAATCTCGAAGATTGGATTCCGTTTCGCGATCTGTTCGTCTCGCTTATACACTCGAGCGTGCAGCTAACTGCGGTGCAGAAAATGCATTATTTACGAGCTGTACTCCATGGCGATGCAGCTCGTATAATTTCTTCGCTAGAGATTTCTGCCAATAACTATCTCATTGCGTGGAATTTGTTGAAGGAACGATACGAAAACCCGAAATTGTTGGTAAAACGGCACCTGTCTGCCATACTCACAATTCCTGCGTTAAAAAAGGAGTCTGCACAGGGCCTTGCAGAACTTGCCGACGAGTTCGATCGCCATGTGCAACTGTTGGATAAGCTCGACGGCGCTGAGAACCACTGGAATTCATTCCTGGTCGAACGGTTGAGCCAATGCCTTGATCACATTACACTTCGTGAGTGGGAAACACACGTTTCTGAAGACGACGATTATCCGAAGTATCAAGAACTCCTCGAATTTATCCACAGAAGATCGCGAATCGCACAAACTCTTAAGCTCTCCCAATCGGCAAACGTCCAATCCGAGAATAAACACCCCAAATCACGGGCAATCACTTCTCACATCGCCTCTGACAATGGGCCCAGGTGTATCAGCTGTAAGCAAGCACACTTCCTGTTCCAGTGTGAACAATTTCGAACGCTCTCTCCCCAACAACGGTTTGAAGTCGTGAAGAAGCATGGACTGTGCATCAATTGTTTGAAAGGAACACACCAAGCGAAGAACTGTTCCAGCGGGTCCTGTAAAAGCTGTGCGAAGAAACATCATTCGTTATTACATCTGCCTCCCCTCTCATCGGCCACTGGTTCACAACCAGTAACAACAACAAAGCCACCGGTGCTGAACAAACCCGTTGAAGCAAATAGTTCGCAATCGTGTCAAATGTCGCACTTCATTCCGAATCGTGTCGAAGGCTCGCCGTCGGAAGAGCCCGCGGTAGCCTTACCACCTGTCACACCATCGGTTCTCTCGCAGTCGTCGCGCGGTAGTTCTCTCCCAAATCATTCAGTGTCGTCGGTTGATTTCGTTGTAAACCCTCCATCCACTGCCTGTCAAAGTGCAGAAGTGATCACCAAGCTCGGCAGTCAACA AGCTCTGTTAAACAGCGGCTCACAGCCAAGCTTTATCTCTGAAGCTTTGTGCCAAAAGCTAAGACTGAAGCGGACAAGGTTAAACTCACCAGTTAGTGGAATCGGACAATCCGTAGTCAACGTTCGCTACTCTGTATCGTTAGCCATTTCTTCTCGTTTCGAAACATTCACTGCTCAATTGGACTGCCTGGTACTACCGAAGCTTACCGTTTCACTGCCTAGTCACCACATAGACGTCTCTCGCTGGAGAATCCCCCGGAATCTCCCTCTCGCTGATCCACAGTTCAACATCAGTCAAAGTGTGGACATTATCATCGGAGCATCACTGTTCTTTGAACTGCTCGAGCACGACAAAATCTCGCTCGCTGCTGGATACCCAACGCTGCAGAAAACAGTGCTGGGATACATCGTCTGTGGGACACTAGAGCAGCAAACGCCTGAAACCAGTGGACATCAAACCTGTCACATTTGTGTTGACGAAACACTCGATTCCCAACTCCAGCGGTTCTGGGAAATTGAAAACTTTGACGAAGGTAAAGCACTCACTCCAAATGAACAACATTGCGAAGAGCATTTCCAAGCCACCGTCGCCCGTGATGATACGGGCCGCTATATTGTCCGTCTGCCGCTCAAGGAAGAAAAGCTATCAATGCTTGGAGATTCGCATACTGCTGCCCTGCGGAGATTCCAACAAATGGAAAAAAGGTTTGCTAGCGATCAAGATCTTCGTCATAGCTACATGCAGTTCATGAGTGAATACGAGAGCTTGGGTCACATGGAAGAGGTATCCGTCGCGTCGCGTAGCCCACAGTTTTTTCTTCCCCACCATGCCATCCAGCGCCCAGAGAGTACGACTACCAAAACACGTGTGGTGTTCGACGGATCCTGCCGAGGGCCTGCCTCGATATCGTTGAACGATGCACTGTATATCGGACCCACAGTGCAACCAGCCCTCTTTTCTACCGTCGTAAACTTCCGTCTACCACGTTTCGCCATCACCGCTGATGCGGAGAAAATGTTCCGGCAAATATGGATCCACCCAGATGACCGGAAATACCAGCAGATCCTCTGGCGGGACAATCCATCCGATAATATTCGATCGTATCAACTGAAAACCGTTACGTACGGTTTGGCAAGCTCACCGTTCCACGCTGCTCGCGTGCTGAATCAACTAGCCATCGACGAAGGTCATCGTTTCCCACTAGCTGTTCCAGTCATTCTGAAAGGCACCTACGTGGACGACGTCATCTCAGGACACGACAATCACGACACTATGGTCGAAACATGTGAGCAGCTGATGGAGATCATGAAGTCTGCAGGGTTTGTTCTACGAAAGTGGGCCGCAAATTATAAAACGGTTCTCAGTAAAGTTCCCCAAGAGTTGTGGGAAACATCTTCAGAATTAGAGCTCGATCGTTCGCAAGCAATCAAAACACTGGGTCTGCTGTGGTTCCCCCAACCGGATGTGTTCAAGTTCAAGGTCCCAGCACTTCCTGAACTAAATGTCGTAACCAAACGGATAGTAGTGTCCGAGATGTCTCAACTCTTTGATCCACTGGGACTCCTCGGACCAGTGATCGTAAACGCAAAAATGTTTATACAACACCTCTGGGCAGCTAACTTGTCGTGGGATTCTGAGATTGCGGACGAGTCAGCAACCTGGTGGAAGAAATACCGAACTGACATAAGGCAACTCCAAGCTCTGCAAGTTCCCAGAAGGGTTCTTTGGAACACTGAACGAAAATGCACGATCCATTGTTTCTGCGATGCCTCGCAAAAGGGATACGGTTGCTGCATCTACATGGTGTCACCAGATGAGTTAGGTCAACTACATTCCCATCTACTCACGTCAAAATCTCGAGTAGCACCTCTTCGAGGGTTATCTATTCCACGCTTGGAGCTTTGCGCAGCTCTCCTCGGGAGTCAACTGGTCCACAGCCTCACAAGCAACCTCAACTTTGCAGTGCCAGTGATGTTTTGGACCGACTCAACTGTCGCACTACACTGGATCAAATCCAGATCGAATACATGGAAAGTATTTGTCTCAAACCGCATCGCAGAGGTTCAGCGCCTATCGAAAGGATCGCAATGGATGCACGTGCCGACCGACCTGAACCCTGCCGACCGCATCTCCCGAGGAATGCTTGCCAGTCAGATCCTGCACGACAAGTTGTGGTGGCATGGTCCAGCGTACCTCACCTCCCCCGTCGAATTGTGGCCAAAGTGTGCGGTTTCGATGCCGACCAAGTCGGAATTACAAGAAGAGAAGCGCCCTTTGGTGTCCCTAAATTCGGTCGAAGAGAACgcaactgttttcaatgaattcTCAGAATTAGCAAAGCTAACAAGATTCGTCGCTTACTGTTTCCGATTTAGGAACAACTGCAAATTACCGAGAAATCAGCGTGTACTCACTGCCCTGGCGCCTAAGGAAGTGGAATGCGCGTTAAAATCACTGGTTCGCCTGGCTCAGCAacaagaatttccaatggagGTTCAACAGTACACCCGTAATGCCACGGAAACTACTGGCAGAATTGCATCGAAATCGCCACTCAAGAATCTCAACATTTTCATGGACGAATTCGGACTTCTTCGTATTGACGGGCGACTGAAAAACTTGGATGCACCATTCGATACTCGTCACCCAATGCTACTCCCAGCAAATCACAAGTTGAGCTGGCTGATTGTTCGGTCCATTCATCTCCAGACTCTCCATGGTGGTCCTTCTCTATTACTCGCCACAGTTCGACAACGATTTTGGCCACTTCGGGGTAGAGACTTGGCTCGTAAGGTTATACGCAAATGTGTCACGTGCTTTCGGTGCAATCCTACTCCAGCAAATCAGCTCATGGCACCTCTACCGTCGGTTCGCCTCAAGCCAGCTCGAGCCTTTACGTATGCAGGGATGGATTATTGTGGGCCGTTTTTCGTTCGTCCACTGATTGGGAGAGGTTCGTCGGTTAAAGTGTACGTCGCGTTATTCGTCTGCTTGGTGGTAAAGGCCGTGCACCTCGAGATTGTCGCTGATCTGTCGACCGCCGCGTGTATCAATGCCGTCAAACGCTTTATCGCCTGTCGCGGTCGGGTTCTCGAGATACATTGCGATAACGCAACCGCATTCGTCGGGGCGGATCGCGAGTTACGGAAGCTGCGGAAGGAATTCCAGCAGCAGTTCAAGTCCGCGGAATGGGGCGAGTACTGTGCAGGAAATGGCATCACGTTCCGATTCATCCCGGCACGTTCGCCACATTTTGGTGGCATCTGGGAGGCCGGAGTGAAATCTTTTAAGTACCACTTCCGCCGTATCATGGGACAAAAGGCTTTCTCAATGGATCAACTTCTCACGGTCGTAGCCCAGATCGAATCTGTCCTGAACTCTCGCCCTCTCGTCCCTCTTTCCGATTCTCCAGATGACCTAACAGCTCTGACACCAGGGCACTTTTTGATTGGGGAGCCTCTAGTCTCAATCCCCGAGCCAGACCTGCTTCATCTGTCCCCTAATCGCCTCACCCGTTTGCAGGACATGCAACGCTCAGTTCAAGATCTGTGGCGCTGCTGGTCTCGGGACTATGTAAGCCAGCTACATCAGCGTAGCAAGTGGAGACGCCCATCTGCGGACGTTCGAAAGGGTCAACTGGTGCTTTTGAAACTCGACAACTACCCCTCACTACAATGGCCTCTTGGACGCATCGTAGAAACCATAGCCGGGTCAGACGGCCGAGTCCGCGTTGTGGTGGTTAAAACGGGTGCTGGGGAATACAAGCGGGCAGTCACGGAGATTGCGGTGCTCCCAATCGATTCCGACAACGAAGAGAAGGATGGATCAGCATTATCGCCACCTGGCGACCCAGTAGTCGGTTGA